A region from the Stygiolobus caldivivus genome encodes:
- a CDS encoding CehA/McbA family metallohydrolase, whose protein sequence is MKIDLHVHTFYSDGKYSPELMIKTALKKGLDGIAITDHDTSEAHKRIKGYPVVPGQEVSTQYGHVVILCNFPPDPPRDIQQLIDYSKENNCLIFPSHPFDIFRAGIGEKVFSYKFDAIEVFNSKAPKSANEKALKASQALGLPGLANSDSHVSEALGSAYNELQITEFRVDDILEELKKGRVKPIGIGLTAKAKLKIVEWSILRKLKIAKNTRRTMYPL, encoded by the coding sequence ATAAAGATAGACCTCCACGTCCATACTTTTTACAGCGATGGCAAGTATTCCCCAGAACTAATGATAAAAACTGCCCTCAAAAAAGGGCTGGATGGTATAGCTATAACAGACCATGATACATCTGAAGCGCATAAGAGAATTAAAGGATATCCAGTAGTACCCGGACAGGAAGTGAGTACACAGTACGGACATGTAGTTATTTTATGTAATTTTCCTCCAGACCCCCCTCGTGATATACAACAATTAATCGATTACAGTAAAGAAAATAATTGCCTAATTTTTCCTTCTCACCCTTTCGATATTTTTAGAGCAGGAATAGGAGAAAAAGTATTCAGTTACAAGTTTGATGCAATAGAAGTTTTCAACTCTAAAGCACCTAAAAGTGCAAATGAAAAAGCTTTGAAAGCTTCTCAGGCACTTGGCTTACCCGGTCTAGCTAATAGCGATTCACACGTGAGCGAGGCATTGGGTTCTGCATATAATGAATTACAAATAACGGAGTTTAGAGTTGATGATATATTAGAAGAACTAAAAAAGGGTAGGGTAAAGCCTATAGGGATAGGATTAACCGCAAAAGCTAAGTTAAAGATAGTAGAATGGAGTATATTGAGGAAACTGAAAATTGCGAAAAATACCCGCAGAACTATGTATCCGTTGTAA
- the asd gene encoding aspartate-semialdehyde dehydrogenase, whose translation MVDKIRVSLLGSTGMVGQKMVKLISTHPYLELVKVSASPSKIGKKYKESVRWVEPGDIPENVKDLPIVSTNYEDHKDVDIVLSALPNELAESIELELVKNGKVVVSNASPFRMDPDVPLINPEVNWEHLELLKAQQSKKGWKGLLVKNPNCTAAIMSMPLKPLLDIAERSKILITTLQAVSGAGYNGIPFMSIEGNIIPYIKGEEDKIAKELTKLNGKVDQQQIIPANLDTSVTSIRVPTRIGHMGIINIMTDKKIDIEEIKQRLKNFKSLPQIKNLPTAPKSPIIVRDEEDRPQPLLDVPAGNGMAITVGRLRFENNVLRLIALGDNLVRGAAGITILTVEVMKELGYI comes from the coding sequence ATGGTCGACAAAATAAGAGTGTCCCTACTAGGCTCAACGGGTATGGTAGGGCAAAAAATGGTTAAACTAATATCAACTCACCCTTATCTAGAATTAGTTAAAGTTAGTGCGTCTCCGTCAAAAATAGGTAAAAAGTATAAGGAGTCCGTAAGGTGGGTTGAACCGGGTGATATACCAGAGAACGTAAAAGATTTACCTATAGTATCTACCAATTATGAAGACCATAAAGATGTTGATATAGTACTTTCAGCACTCCCTAACGAGTTAGCAGAAAGCATAGAGTTAGAGTTAGTTAAGAACGGGAAGGTCGTAGTATCGAACGCAAGCCCATTCAGAATGGATCCTGATGTCCCTCTAATTAACCCAGAAGTAAACTGGGAGCATTTAGAGCTCCTAAAAGCACAGCAGTCTAAAAAAGGATGGAAAGGACTTCTAGTCAAAAACCCAAATTGTACGGCAGCCATAATGTCAATGCCGTTAAAACCTTTACTTGACATAGCGGAGAGGTCAAAAATTTTAATAACGACACTTCAAGCTGTGAGCGGGGCCGGATATAACGGGATCCCCTTTATGTCTATAGAAGGAAATATCATACCATATATTAAAGGTGAGGAAGATAAAATAGCAAAAGAACTAACAAAGCTTAACGGGAAAGTAGACCAACAACAGATAATTCCAGCTAACTTAGATACATCTGTTACTTCGATCAGAGTGCCGACAAGAATCGGACATATGGGAATAATAAACATAATGACAGACAAGAAAATAGATATAGAAGAAATAAAACAAAGACTTAAGAATTTTAAATCTCTACCCCAGATTAAGAATTTACCAACAGCACCTAAATCACCTATAATAGTAAGGGACGAAGAGGATAGGCCCCAACCACTATTAGACGTGCCTGCAGGAAATGGGATGGCAATCACAGTAGGTAGGTTAAGGTTCGAAAATAACGTACTGAGGCTTATAGCTTTAGGAGACAATTTAGTTAGGGGTGCTGCAGGTATTACTATTTTAACAGTGGAGGTTATGAAGGAGCTTGGGTATATATGA
- a CDS encoding aspartate kinase, with amino-acid sequence MRILKIGGSIQKDEKDYELILEKIKKYSSEPSFSKNVVVTSAIKNVTNQLLSVTTQTDKSVDIISDIYDRHIRLLSKLVDGIEFERAFKDLSKLADELYKVAWSIRVLDEVTPKVRDYILSFGERLAVIVLSAYLTNNKLNVGYLSDPPLITDENFGEANVLLTESTEYLTRKLEEINRPVTVIPGFIGISKTHKFTTIGRGGSDYTATLIGKLLSAKEVRLITEVPGIMTADPKKIKNAITIPRLSLEEAIELSQLGAKRLHPRTFDPLFGSNMKVIIEGLYEEGDTTIEGMCTQNDLLKGLTTNDNLKLITIESTRIVGKIGSAATITTEVKNANVNIVAISQPASETVIQLVINNEDSDRLMNRLNQLGSLIKEVEVEDVSAISIVGCGLRNKEISSKVLTRASAYDPLFISRGLKGVSITFISNKRESEQLAKDLHEVVLEWSTK; translated from the coding sequence ATGAGAATTTTAAAAATAGGAGGTTCAATCCAGAAAGATGAGAAAGACTATGAACTTATTCTAGAAAAGATAAAGAAATATTCTAGTGAACCATCTTTTAGTAAAAACGTGGTAGTTACATCGGCTATAAAAAACGTTACAAACCAACTCCTATCTGTAACGACGCAGACTGATAAATCAGTGGACATAATAAGCGATATTTACGATAGACACATTAGGCTCTTATCAAAACTAGTAGACGGAATAGAATTCGAAAGAGCGTTCAAAGACCTTTCTAAACTGGCCGATGAATTATACAAAGTAGCATGGTCAATAAGAGTACTAGACGAAGTAACACCTAAAGTGAGGGACTATATACTTTCGTTCGGAGAAAGGCTCGCTGTTATAGTCTTATCCGCTTATCTAACTAACAATAAATTAAACGTGGGCTATCTATCAGACCCCCCTCTAATAACGGATGAAAATTTCGGTGAAGCAAATGTCTTATTAACAGAGTCAACAGAGTATTTGACCAGAAAGCTAGAAGAAATTAACAGACCCGTAACTGTGATCCCTGGCTTCATAGGAATAAGCAAGACCCACAAGTTTACTACAATAGGAAGAGGAGGTAGTGATTACACAGCTACACTTATAGGAAAGCTCCTTAGCGCTAAAGAAGTCAGATTAATCACGGAAGTACCCGGTATAATGACCGCGGACCCGAAAAAGATTAAAAATGCTATTACAATTCCTAGACTGTCCCTGGAAGAAGCCATAGAACTCTCTCAGCTAGGTGCAAAAAGGCTCCACCCGAGGACGTTTGACCCGCTATTCGGCTCAAACATGAAAGTTATCATAGAGGGACTTTATGAAGAAGGTGATACGACAATAGAGGGAATGTGTACCCAAAATGATTTACTAAAGGGACTAACTACAAACGATAACCTGAAGTTAATTACTATCGAGAGCACTAGAATAGTAGGAAAAATAGGTTCTGCAGCTACTATAACAACAGAAGTTAAAAATGCAAATGTGAACATCGTGGCAATATCACAGCCTGCTTCTGAGACGGTGATCCAGCTTGTAATAAACAATGAAGATAGCGATAGGCTGATGAATAGGCTTAACCAGCTTGGTTCTCTCATAAAGGAGGTAGAAGTTGAAGACGTAAGTGCAATAAGTATTGTTGGATGTGGGTTAAGAAATAAAGAAATCTCGAGCAAAGTCCTTACGAGAGCGTCAGCATATGACCCGCTTTTTATCTCCAGAGGTCTTAAAGGTGTCAGTATAACATTTATATCAAATAAGAGAGAATCAGAACAACTCGCCAAAGACTTACATGAGGTGGTACTAGAATGGTCGACAAAATAA
- the thrC gene encoding threonine synthase has product MKCLDCGEEYPVKQDLITCPKCGGLLEIILEPPKGFTFSSLRGKGVWRYKDLIAGEYKRIVTLNEGNTPLIKSSNYENAYFKFEGANPTGSFKDRGMTVAISSAVSLGYKVVVAASTGNTAASAAAYASRAGLKSYIVLPKGKVAIGKLAQSILYGATILEVDGSFDIAMSSVMKLYKELKIVYPLNSFNPWRLEGQKTIAFEIYEDIGVPDNVIVPVGNAGNIYAIWKGFTELKSAGIIDRTPRMIGVQAEGASPIARAFEKGLDKPEFVDTPETVATAIRIGKPVNWKKAIKAIKNSRGFAISVSDNEILDAQRQLARREGIGAEPASAAAYAGFLKLVNEKRLDTNEKTVMILTGHALKDPEAMAKSEAKRILVNPEHIDKVVLGEL; this is encoded by the coding sequence TTGAAATGTTTAGATTGCGGAGAGGAGTACCCAGTAAAACAAGACCTCATAACTTGCCCTAAATGCGGAGGACTACTCGAGATAATATTAGAACCCCCTAAAGGGTTTACGTTCTCTTCCCTTAGAGGCAAGGGAGTCTGGAGATATAAAGACCTAATAGCAGGTGAATACAAAAGGATAGTTACACTTAATGAAGGGAATACACCACTAATAAAGTCTAGTAACTACGAAAACGCGTATTTTAAGTTTGAAGGGGCTAACCCCACAGGTAGCTTTAAGGATAGAGGAATGACAGTAGCCATAAGCTCCGCTGTTTCTTTAGGGTATAAGGTAGTTGTTGCAGCGTCTACCGGGAATACAGCTGCGTCAGCGGCAGCTTACGCTAGCAGAGCTGGACTCAAAAGTTATATAGTGCTCCCGAAAGGAAAAGTGGCTATAGGCAAACTTGCACAATCAATTCTATATGGTGCGACAATTCTTGAGGTAGACGGGAGTTTTGATATCGCTATGTCGAGTGTCATGAAATTGTACAAAGAACTCAAAATTGTATACCCCCTCAATTCATTTAACCCTTGGAGGTTAGAAGGACAAAAGACTATAGCCTTTGAAATCTATGAGGACATAGGAGTCCCTGATAACGTTATAGTTCCAGTAGGAAATGCTGGAAATATTTATGCCATATGGAAAGGGTTTACCGAGCTAAAGAGTGCAGGCATAATAGATAGGACTCCGAGGATGATAGGAGTCCAAGCTGAAGGGGCCTCCCCAATTGCAAGGGCCTTTGAAAAAGGACTTGATAAACCGGAATTTGTAGACACACCAGAAACAGTAGCGACAGCGATAAGAATAGGAAAGCCGGTTAACTGGAAAAAAGCTATAAAAGCTATTAAAAACTCGAGAGGATTCGCCATCTCAGTCTCAGATAACGAGATCCTTGACGCCCAAAGACAGTTAGCAAGAAGAGAAGGGATCGGCGCTGAGCCCGCGTCAGCAGCTGCATATGCTGGGTTCTTAAAACTAGTTAACGAGAAAAGGTTAGATACAAATGAAAAGACTGTCATGATACTAACCGGTCATGCACTTAAAGACCCAGAGGCTATGGCGAAATCCGAAGCTAAACGTATCTTAGTTAACCCCGAGCATATTGATAAAGTAGTCCTCGGTGAGCTGTAA
- a CDS encoding UbiD family decarboxylase, protein MAFKDIREYIDFLRKNRKIIEINDEISTDLEIAYISRQATYRNFPPLLFTKVKGYPGWKVLTNVFYSIDAFYDLLGTSKLEEISKNFIEQFMGDMPISLSQKIKSLTEFTKFGKILPKSKKPVFEEESRANLLTFPALKTWPKDAGRYFTFSIVITKDPETNVNNLSVYRIQIVNDREAIIHWQVLKRGNIAAQKYKRLGVRKIPVAIVNGVDPVIAFIASSPVPPGLDKYLFAGIIRGEGVEVHELDNGILVPSNAESVIEGYVDLDDVRLEGPFGDHLGYYTPQDYFPTFKLEKVHLRENPIFHATSVGKPPLEDAWIGKAVERLFLPFLQMIVPELVDMNLPEYGLYTGIGIFSIKKMYPGQGKRAMMALWGTGQLSLLKFIIVVDEDVNVHDINQVMYAIASTVDPKRDVLIVDNVITDSLDHTVPNPPLGSKIGIDATRKFKEETGREWPEEVKDDEQVVIRMRPLLEKILRSHDLPVK, encoded by the coding sequence ATGGCTTTTAAGGATATTAGAGAGTATATTGATTTTCTACGAAAAAATCGGAAAATAATAGAAATTAATGACGAAATATCTACAGACCTTGAAATAGCATATATCTCTAGGCAGGCTACTTATAGGAATTTTCCTCCTCTTTTGTTTACCAAGGTTAAAGGCTATCCGGGATGGAAAGTATTGACTAATGTATTTTATTCTATTGATGCGTTTTATGATCTATTAGGGACGAGCAAACTTGAAGAAATAAGTAAAAATTTCATAGAACAATTTATGGGGGACATGCCCATATCGCTTTCTCAGAAAATTAAAAGTTTAACCGAATTTACCAAGTTCGGAAAGATCTTGCCTAAGAGTAAAAAACCAGTTTTTGAGGAGGAAAGTAGAGCTAACTTACTAACTTTCCCTGCGTTAAAAACTTGGCCAAAGGATGCTGGCAGGTATTTTACTTTTTCTATAGTGATAACTAAGGACCCAGAAACTAATGTCAATAACTTAAGTGTGTATAGAATTCAGATTGTTAATGATAGAGAAGCTATAATCCATTGGCAGGTGTTGAAAAGGGGGAATATCGCTGCTCAGAAATATAAAAGATTAGGAGTCAGGAAGATCCCGGTAGCTATTGTTAATGGTGTAGACCCGGTTATTGCGTTTATAGCCTCCTCACCTGTCCCACCGGGTCTAGATAAATACCTATTTGCGGGCATAATAAGGGGTGAAGGTGTAGAAGTCCATGAACTGGATAACGGGATATTAGTCCCGTCGAATGCGGAGTCTGTTATCGAAGGATATGTAGACCTAGACGATGTTAGGTTAGAAGGACCTTTTGGAGATCATTTAGGTTATTATACTCCGCAAGACTATTTTCCTACCTTTAAACTCGAAAAGGTACATTTAAGAGAGAACCCGATATTTCACGCTACATCTGTAGGTAAACCTCCTCTGGAGGACGCTTGGATAGGCAAAGCTGTAGAGAGGCTTTTCCTTCCTTTTTTGCAAATGATAGTCCCAGAACTAGTGGATATGAATTTGCCTGAGTACGGATTATATACTGGTATCGGTATCTTCTCTATAAAGAAGATGTACCCTGGCCAGGGTAAGAGAGCAATGATGGCTTTATGGGGAACCGGACAACTGAGCTTACTAAAATTCATAATAGTTGTGGATGAAGACGTGAACGTACATGATATTAATCAAGTAATGTATGCCATAGCGTCTACTGTAGACCCCAAGAGGGATGTCCTAATAGTAGATAATGTGATTACGGATTCTTTAGACCATACAGTCCCTAATCCTCCTTTGGGGAGTAAAATCGGTATTGATGCCACAAGGAAATTTAAAGAAGAGACTGGTAGAGAATGGCCCGAGGAAGTCAAAGACGATGAACAAGTTGTTATTAGAATGAGGCCTCTACTTGAAAAGATCCTTAGATCTCATGATCTTCCCGTAAAGTGA
- the cdvB1/B2 gene encoding cell division protein CdvB1/B2 codes for MAGVNDFIKNWNGKQEPTLAEKLKTAFKPQQPLRYKLVMANYRLKTTISRLDVYISKLQERDRSLFEKVVEAQISKDNMRAAMYANEIAEIRKITKQLLATQVALEQVQLRLETVTELGDVFNSLVPVVGVIRELRYAMKGVMPELSVELADLEEGLQEIVIEAGEFSGTGVDFTSTSPEARKILEEATMVAEQRMKEKFPSLPSFVTSVAQKSNEDHK; via the coding sequence ATGGCTGGCGTAAATGATTTTATTAAGAACTGGAACGGAAAACAGGAGCCTACATTAGCTGAAAAGTTAAAGACAGCTTTCAAGCCACAACAACCATTACGTTATAAATTGGTTATGGCTAATTATAGGCTTAAGACTACTATAAGTAGGCTTGATGTTTATATATCTAAGCTTCAAGAGAGGGATAGGTCATTATTTGAAAAGGTAGTAGAAGCCCAGATCTCTAAGGACAATATGAGGGCTGCTATGTATGCTAATGAGATCGCTGAAATAAGGAAAATAACTAAGCAGTTATTAGCTACTCAAGTAGCACTAGAGCAAGTACAATTAAGGTTAGAAACAGTTACTGAGTTAGGTGACGTATTTAATTCCCTTGTGCCCGTAGTCGGAGTTATTAGGGAACTCAGGTATGCCATGAAAGGGGTTATGCCAGAGCTCTCTGTTGAGCTGGCTGATTTAGAAGAAGGGTTACAAGAAATAGTAATTGAAGCGGGAGAATTCAGCGGAACTGGAGTTGACTTCACCTCGACTTCCCCAGAGGCAAGAAAGATTTTAGAAGAAGCTACTATGGTTGCAGAACAGAGGATGAAAGAGAAGTTCCCATCTCTCCCATCTTTCGTGACTTCTGTAGCACAAAAATCCAATGAAGATCATAAATGA
- the ppsA gene encoding pyruvate, water dikinase has protein sequence MGNIVTSSVIEGDLILDLKSIRKDMLSLAGGKGANLGELIAFGIRVPPGFVITSNAYKYFIEYNKLKEKIKNVLETEPDEEKASEKIKSLILSATVPKDLEETIYGNYDSLSKLVGKEVLVAVRSSATAEDIAEASFAGQQDTYLNVSRAELLDAVKRVWASLYTARAISYRKAKGIDQLNIAMAVVVQKMVNSRSAGVMFTLHPSTGDRNYIVIESSWGLGESVVGGRVTPDEVIIEKSSLKIVERRLSHKTTKIVYDQSSRQNKTIHLSGEEADTMSLNDDEAIELAKLALKIEEHYGRPMDIEWAIDADLKFPDNVFIVQARPETYWSNKGKEEQKEKKGSSTGKILTKGIPASPGIVVGKARVLLDLKDAKNFQQGEILVTKMTDPDWVPVMKIASAIVTDEGGRTSHAAIVSRELGIPAVVGTGNATKVIQDGQEITVDATRGVIYEGKVVHEEAEKGSSVQTTHTSVSGISRDVLLSLYPVTGTKIYMNLGQPDVIQKYLDLPFDGIGLMRIEFIVSEWIKYHPLYLIKIGKPEEFVNKLAEGISMVASAIYPRPVVVRFSDFKSNEYKSLQGGSEFEPDERNPMIGWRGVSRYISKQYEPAFRLEVKAILKVREEMGLSNVWVMFPFVRTTWELNRAIRIMEEEGLRRSSDFKVWIMAEVPSVIVLADEFSKIVDGFSIGSNDLAQLTLGVDRDSDLLARMGYYDERDPAVLESIRRLIHTAHKYGKTVSICGQAPSVYQEVVEFLVKEGIDSISVNPDAVVSTRRMVASVEQKMLLQGLRKKLEE, from the coding sequence ATGGGGAATATCGTGACTTCTTCGGTTATTGAAGGGGATCTTATACTTGACCTTAAGTCTATAAGGAAAGATATGCTTTCTCTAGCTGGAGGTAAAGGTGCTAATTTAGGTGAACTGATTGCATTTGGTATAAGAGTTCCTCCTGGTTTTGTTATTACATCAAACGCATATAAATACTTTATAGAATATAATAAATTAAAAGAGAAAATCAAGAACGTATTGGAAACAGAACCGGATGAAGAAAAAGCAAGTGAGAAAATTAAGTCATTAATTTTATCAGCTACCGTACCCAAAGATTTAGAGGAAACTATTTATGGAAATTATGATTCATTATCTAAATTAGTAGGTAAAGAAGTCTTAGTAGCAGTAAGGTCTTCAGCTACAGCTGAGGATATAGCCGAGGCAAGCTTTGCGGGCCAACAAGACACTTATTTGAATGTTTCACGTGCCGAACTATTGGATGCGGTAAAGAGAGTATGGGCAAGCTTATATACTGCAAGGGCAATTTCATATAGAAAAGCAAAAGGGATAGATCAGTTAAATATAGCTATGGCAGTAGTCGTCCAAAAAATGGTAAATTCTAGATCAGCTGGAGTTATGTTCACTTTACATCCTTCTACTGGGGATAGAAATTACATCGTAATCGAATCGAGTTGGGGTCTAGGTGAATCTGTAGTAGGAGGGAGAGTTACCCCGGACGAGGTTATAATTGAAAAATCTAGCCTAAAAATCGTAGAGAGGAGGCTTTCTCATAAGACCACAAAAATAGTCTATGACCAGTCTTCTCGCCAAAACAAAACTATACACCTATCGGGAGAGGAAGCCGATACGATGTCATTAAATGACGATGAAGCTATCGAGCTAGCTAAACTAGCTCTAAAAATAGAAGAACATTACGGTAGACCTATGGATATTGAATGGGCTATAGATGCTGATTTGAAGTTTCCTGATAACGTTTTCATAGTTCAAGCTAGGCCAGAAACGTACTGGAGTAATAAAGGTAAAGAAGAACAGAAAGAGAAGAAAGGAAGTTCTACGGGTAAGATCCTTACAAAAGGCATTCCTGCGAGCCCCGGTATCGTTGTCGGAAAAGCAAGGGTCTTATTAGATCTTAAAGACGCTAAAAACTTTCAGCAAGGCGAAATTCTAGTAACTAAAATGACAGATCCGGATTGGGTTCCAGTAATGAAGATAGCATCAGCTATAGTAACGGACGAGGGTGGTAGGACCAGTCACGCGGCAATAGTATCTAGAGAGCTCGGAATTCCTGCCGTAGTTGGGACAGGTAATGCTACTAAAGTCATTCAAGATGGGCAAGAAATAACAGTGGACGCTACAAGAGGAGTTATCTATGAAGGAAAAGTAGTCCACGAAGAAGCTGAGAAAGGCTCTTCTGTGCAAACTACTCATACCTCAGTCTCTGGGATATCACGTGATGTCTTACTTAGTTTATACCCAGTTACCGGGACTAAGATTTATATGAATCTGGGTCAGCCGGATGTTATACAAAAATACCTCGATCTTCCATTTGACGGGATAGGCTTAATGAGGATAGAGTTTATAGTTAGTGAATGGATTAAGTATCATCCTCTCTATCTTATAAAAATAGGAAAACCTGAAGAATTTGTTAATAAACTTGCCGAAGGAATTTCTATGGTAGCGTCGGCAATTTATCCGAGACCGGTAGTAGTGAGGTTCTCGGATTTCAAGTCTAACGAGTACAAAAGCCTTCAGGGCGGTAGTGAATTTGAACCAGACGAAAGAAATCCGATGATCGGGTGGAGAGGAGTTTCAAGATATATAAGTAAACAGTACGAACCAGCTTTTAGACTTGAGGTCAAGGCTATCCTTAAAGTCAGAGAGGAGATGGGGCTAAGTAATGTCTGGGTTATGTTCCCGTTCGTTAGGACTACATGGGAACTTAATAGAGCAATTAGGATCATGGAAGAAGAAGGACTACGAAGAAGTTCTGACTTTAAGGTCTGGATAATGGCAGAAGTTCCTTCAGTTATCGTGTTAGCCGATGAATTTTCTAAGATTGTTGACGGATTTAGTATAGGTAGTAATGACTTAGCTCAGTTAACTTTAGGAGTGGATAGGGACTCTGATCTCTTGGCTAGAATGGGTTATTATGACGAGAGAGATCCAGCTGTCCTGGAATCTATAAGGAGGCTTATACATACGGCTCATAAATACGGAAAGACTGTGTCGATCTGTGGGCAAGCACCTAGTGTATATCAAGAAGTAGTGGAATTCCTAGTGAAAGAGGGAATTGATAGTATCAGCGTGAACCCAGACGCGGTTGTAAGTACCAGACGTATGGTAGCTTCTGTTGAGCAGAAGATGTTATTACAAGGATTAAGAAAGAAATTAGAAGAGTGA